TTCTCATAACCGGAAAACATCACCATCACAAGCAAACCGCCAACCAGCGTCATATCCACCAGCGACAGCAACACGAGGATCAAATCTGATTCTGCCATTGAGAAGATATTTGGCAGGACGTGAATAATCTCCTGAAAGAACTTCAGCGCCAGGGCAACCAACGCCAGCGAAAGGCCAAAGTACACGGGGGCAAGCAGCCAGCGAGAAGCATACATTGCATTTTCAAGAAAACGTTCCATACATTCCTGTCGTGTAGTTAAAACGGGCAACAGTATATCGCAATTGAGTAAACAGCGCGCAACAGCAAATCAACATATATGTTAAACCGTTGTCGCATAAATCCGAGGTTTAGGGATCTTCCTGGTTCCCTGATTAACGCATTGAGAGCGTCTACCCTTATAGGACGTTGAACCTGAAGGGAGAAAAGCGATGTCTCATTTAAAAGACCCGACCACGCAGTATTACACTGGTGAATATCCCAAACAGAAACAACCAGCGCCCGGCATTCAGGCGAAGATGACGCCCGTGCCAGATTGCGGCGAGAAAACCTATGTCGGTAGCGGTCGCCTGAAAGGTCGTAAAGCACTGGTGACAGGGAGCGATTCCGGAATCGGTCGCGCTGCCGCCATCGCTTACGCGCGTGAAGGAGCTGACGTGGCGATCAGTTATCTTCCCGTGGAAGAAGAAGATGCTAAGGATGTGAAAAAGATCATTGAAGAATGCGGACGCAAAGCCATTCTGCTGCCGGGCGATTTAAGCGATGAGAAATTTGCCCGTTCACTGGTTCACGACGCGCATAAGGCATTAGGCGGGCTGGATATTATGGCGCTGGTCGCCGGGAAACAGGTTGCCATTCCTGATATTGCAGACCTCACCAGCGAACAGTTTCAAAAGACCTTTGCCATTAACGTTTTCGCGCTGTTCTGGCTAACCCAGGAAGCAATTCCCCTGCTACCGAAAGGTGCCAGTATCATCACCACTTCGTCAATCCAGGCCTACCAGCCAAGCCCGCATTTGCTGGACTATGCGGCAACGAAGGCGGCGATTCTGAACTACAGCCGTGGTCTGGCAAAACAGGTCGCGGAAAAAGGTATTCGGGTGAATATTGTCGCGCCAGGCCCTATCTGGACAGCTCTGCAAATTTCCGGCGGACAGACGCAGGATAAGATCCCGCAGTTTGGTCAGAAAACGCCGATGAAGCGTGCGGGGCAACCGGCGGAGCTGGCCCCTGTATATGTTTATCTGGCAAGTCAGGAGTCGAGCTATGTCACCGCAGAAGTACACGGCGTGTGCGGCGGCGAGCATTTAGGCTAAAAAATGCCCGGTTGTGAAAAGCAACCGGGCATCATCGTACTTTTAACGCTCGCCGGATGCGGCGTGAACGCCTTATCTGGTCTACCAGCTAGTGCAAATTCAACACGTTGCGATAGATTTGTAGGTCTGATAAGACGCGCCAGCGTCGCATCAGGCATTGTGCACCGAATGCCGGATGCGGCGTGAACGCCTTATCCAGCCTACATGCTCCTGCAAATTCAACATGTTGCGATAGATTTGTAGGTCTGATAAGACGCGCCAACGTCGCATCAGGCATTGTGCACCGAATGCTGGATGCGGCGTGAACGCCTTATCCAGCCTACATGCTCCTGCAAATTCAACATGTTGCGATAGATTTTGTAGGCCTGATAAGCGTAGAGCATCAGGCAATTCTCTTTACTTCGCTTTGGCAGTTTCTTCGCCGACCAGACCAATCTTCAGGTAACCTGCCTGATGCAGCTTATCCATTACCTTCATCAACATCTCGTAGTCGACGGTTTTATCTGCACGGAAGAAGATGGTGGTGTCTTTCTTACCTTCGGTTAACGCATTCAGCGCCGTAACCATCGTTTCATCGGTGACCGGATCGTTACCGATAAACATTGAGTTGTCCGCCTTCACCGACAGATAAACCGGTTTTTCCGGGCGCGGCTGCGGCGTACTGGTAGAAGCAGGCAAGTTCACCTTCACATCTACCGTCGCTAACGGCGCCGCCACCATAAAGATAATCAGCAGAACCAACATCACGTCGATAAACGGCGTCACGTTGATATCATGCATTTCGCCGTTATCGTCGAGGTTTTCGTTAAGATGCATTGCCATCGGACATTATCCTGCGCGTAATTTTTGTGCAACACGAACCGGATGCGCAGCGGCGCAGGCTTCCAGATCCAGGTCACGGCTTTGCAGCAACAATACCTGCGCTGCGACATCGCCAAGCATCGCTTTAAAGCCGCCAATCTGGCGTGCAAATACGTTATAGATAACGACCGCCGGAATCGCTGCCACCAGACCGATTGCCGTTGCCAGCAACGCTTCTGCAATACCCGGTGCAACCACTGCCAGATTGGTAGTTTGCGTTTGCGCGATACCAATAAAGCTGTTCATGATGCCCCAGACCGTACCAAACAGACCAACGAACGGCGAAATTGCGCCGATGGTAGCAAGATAACCGTTCCCGCGGCCCATTTGACGACCTACTGCGGCGACCCGACGCTCAAGGCGGAAACTGGTACGCTCTTTAATACCTTCGTTATCGTCGCTGCCTTCCGACAGTTCCAGCTCATTTTGCGCTTCATTGAGCAAATGCAGGCTTAAGCTTTTGCTACCAAAATCAGCGGCGATATCGCTGGCCTGGTTTAAAGAGCGTGCTTCAGCCAGCAGTTGCTGCTCGCGCTTCAGGCGACGCTTCTGGTTGAAGAACTCTACGCTCTTACTGAAGAAGATTGCCCAGGTGACTACGGAGGCCAAAATAAGCCCAATCATCACGCACTTAACGACAATATCGGCGTGCTGATACATACCCCAGACGGAAAGGTCCGTCTGCATTAAATTATTACCCACTGTGTATCTCCAGGACGCAAGTCACAAAATCTGCGCACAATAATATCAAAACGACGTCGAATTGATAGTCGTTCTCATTACTATTTGCATACTGCCGTACCTTTGCTTTCTTTTCTTTGCGTTTACGCAGTAAAAAAGTCACCAATACACCTTTTGCGAAATTTTTCTGCTTTATGCCAATTCTTCAGGATGCGCATGACCTCATTCGTGCTAGTTTAGACATCCAGACGTATAAAAACAGGAATCCCAACATGGCAGACAAACAACTTGATACTCAACTGGTCAATGCAGGACGCAGCAAAAAATACACTCTCGGCGCGGTAAATAGCGTGATTCAACGCGCCTCTTCGCTGGTCTTTGACAGTGTGGAAGCCAAAAAACATGCGACGCGCAATCGCGCCAATGGCGAGTTGTTCTATGGACGGCGCGGAACGTTAACCCATTTCTCCTTACAAGAAGCGATGTGCGAACTGGAAGGTGGCGCAGGTTGCGCGCTGTTTCCTTGCGGGGCGGCAGCGGTTGCAAATTCCATTCTTGCTTTTGTTGAACAGGGCGATCATGTGTTGATGACCAATACCGCCTACGAGCCGAGTCAGGATTTCTGTAGCAAAATCCTCAGCAAGTTGGGCGTAACGACATCATGGTTTGATCCGATGATTGGTGCCGATATCGTTAAACATCTGCAGCCAAACACTAAAATCGTGTTTCTGGAATCACCGGGCTCCATCACTATGGAAGTGCATGATGTTCCAGCAATTGTTGCCGCCGTACGCAGTGTCGTTCCGGACGCCATCATTATGATCGATAACACCTGGGCTGCCGGAGTGCTGTTCAAAGCTCTTGATTTTGGTATTGATGTTTCTATTCAGGCCGCCACCAAATATCTGGTAGGGCATTCGGATGCGATGATTGGCACTGCCGTGTGCAATGCCCGTTGCTGGGAGCAACTGCGGGAAAATGCCTATCTGATGGGGCAGATGGTCGACGCCGATACCGCCTATATGACCAGTCGTGGCCTGCGTACACTGGGCGTGCGTCTGCGCCAACATCATGAAAGCAGCTTGAAAGTGGCAGAATGGCTGGCCGCACATCCGCAGGTTGAGCGAGTTAACCACCCTGCTCTGCCAGGCAGTAAAGGCCATGAATTCTGGAAACGAGACTTTACAGGTAGCAGCGGACTATTTTCCTTTGTCCTGAAGAAAAAACTTAATGATGAAGAACTGGCGAACTATCTGGATAACTTCAGTTTATTCAGCATGGCCTTCTCATGGGGCGGGTATGAATCCTTGATCCTCGCGAACCAGCCAGAACATCTCGCCGCCATCCGCCCGCAAGGTAAGATCGATTTTAGCGGCACCTTGATTCGCCTGCATATTGGTCTGGAAAACGTCGACGATCTGATTGCCGATCTGGACGCCGGCTTCGCGCGAATTGTGTAACATTGCCAAATTTGGACAATTTTGCAGACATTTAATTGTGAATAGTCTTAAATTGTTGCGTCCGGGATCAAGGCGTCCCGGACGATTCAGGAGTACAATAGTCAAATTAAGGCTTAAACGCTGTTCCACAGGAAAGTCCATGGCTGTTATTCAAGATATTATCGCTGCGCTCTGGCAACATGACTTTGCCGCGCTGGCGGACCCTCACATTGTTAGCGTTGTTTACTTTGTCATGTTTGCCACGCTGTTTTTAGAAAACGGCCTGCTGCCCGCCTCATTTTTGCCTGGCGACAGCTTGTTGATTCTGGCTGGCGCATTGATTGCCCAAGGGGTTATGGATTTTCTGCCAACAATCACGATTCTGACTGCCGCAGCCAGCCTGGGTTGTTGGTTGAGTTATATTCAGGGGCGCTGGCTGGGTAATACCAAAACGGTGAAAGGCTGGCTGGCACAGCTTCCGGCCAAATATCACCAGCGCGCCACCTGTATGTTTGACCGCCACGGTCTGCTGGCGCTGCTTGCTGGACGTTTTCTCGCCTTTGTCCGCACGCTGCTGCCAACCATGGCAGGGATTTCCGGGTTGCCAAACCGCCGCTTCCAGTTTTTCAACTGGTTAAGCGGGTTGTTATGGGTCAGCGTGGTAACCAGTTTTGGCTATGCCTTAAGCATGATCCCGTTTGTAAAACGCCATGAAGATCAGGTGATGACGTTCCTGATGATCCTGCCGATTGCCTTGCTAACCGCTGGCTTGTTAGGCACGCTGTTCGTGGTGATTAAAAAAAAGTACTCTAGTGCCTGACGATTTCCTCCGTTCCCGGTGGCCATGCCGGGAACACATTTAACTCCCCTGCATCGCCCGCATTCTGGCTGCATCTTCTCCCGGCGTCACACCGAAATAACGTTTAAACTCACGGCTAAATTGCGACGCGCTTTCATAGCCGACGCGCATCGCCGCCGCGCTGGCCTTCATGCCGTCGTGGATTATCATCATTCGCGCCTTATGCAGACGGTAATTCTTCAGATACTGCAACGGCGAAGTACTGGTGACAGACTTAAAATTATGGTGGAACGCCGAAACGCTCATATTGGCTTCTGCTGCCAGTTGCTCAACGCTCAGGTTTTCGGTGTATTTATTCTCAATTCGTTTCAGCACGCGGCTAATCAGGCTGAAATGCGTCTGGCGACTTACCAGCGCCAGTAGCGCGCCGCCGCAAGGCCCCGTCAGCACATAGTAAAGAATTTCGCGGATAATCTGTTTACCGAGAATGCGCGCATCCAGCGGTCGTTCCATCACATCCAGTAACCGCTCCGCCGCGCATAAAATCTCTTCGGACAATGTAGCGGAATTAATACCGCTGGCAGCCATCGACGGCTGGAAATGTTCATCTTCGCCAATATCCATCAACAGTTCTTGTAACTGTAAAATATCAACATTGAGACGCACCCCCGCCAGTGGCACCTCTGGCGTGGCATAGGTTTCGCACTCAAACGGCAACGGCACCGTCAGCAGCAGGTATTCATTGGCGTCATAGCGAAACACGCGTTCATTGATATAACCGATTTTATGCCCAGAAAAGAGAATTATGATGCCAGGTTCATACATCACTGGCGTACGCGCACCGGGGTTCTCGCCATACAATAAGCGCACATCAGGCAACATATCTGACAAACTATTTTCTTTATCTTTCAGTCTATTAATTTTATCCGTCAGTAGGCGGCATATCTCTTCACGTTTCATATCGCGTAATTTCTTAGGAATAATGCGGCAATTTGATTGTGCGCAATTTTGTACCATTTCTCCAGCATTCTGGAGAAATAGGCAAGACATTGGCAGAAATGAGCATTGAGAGCCACGGCGCTGGCGACCACAATGAAAAACATCAGGCAGACCGTTCTCTGCCCTCATATTGACCCAGCAAAGGGAGCAAGTAATGAACAACTTTAATCTGCACACCCCAACCCGCATTCTGTTTGGTAAAGGCGCTATCGCTGGTTTACGCGAGCAAATTCCTCATGGCGCCCGCGTATTGATTACCTACGGCGGCGGTAGTGTGAAAAAAACCGGCGTCCTCGATCAAGTTCTGGATGCACTGAAAGGTATGGACGTGCTGGAGTTTGGCGGTATCGAACCAAACCCGGCTTATGAAACGCTGATGAACGCCGTAAAACTGGTTCGCGAACAGAAAGTGACTTTCCTGTTGGCGGTTGGCGGCGGGTCCGTGCTGGATGGCACCAAATTTATCGCCGCAGCGGCAAATTATCCTGAAAACGTCGATCCGTGGCATATCCTGCAAACTGGCGGCAAAGAGATTAAAAGCGCTATCCCGATGGGCTGTGTGCTGACACTGCCAGCGACCGGTTCTGAATCTAACGCGGGGGCGGTTATCTCCCGTAAAACCACTGGCGACAAACAGGCGTTCCATTCTGCCCATGTTCAGCCGGTATTTGCCGTACTCGATCCGGTTTATACCTATACCCTGCCACCGCGCCAGGTGGCTAACGGCGTAGTGGACGCCTTTGTGCACACCGTAGAACAGTATGTGACCAAACCGGTTGATGCCAAAATTCAGGACCGCTTCGCAGAAGGCATTTTGCTGACGCTGATCGAAGATGGTCCGAAGGCCCTGAAAGAACCAGAAAACTACGATGTGCGCGCCAACGTCATGTGGGCGGCGACCCAAGCGCTGAACGGTTTGATCGGTGCTGGCGTACCGCAGGACTGGGCAACGCATATGCTGGGCCACGAACTGACCGCTATGCACGGTCTGGATCACGCACAAACTCTGGCTATCGTCCTGCCTGCACTGTGGAATGAAAAACGCGACACCAAGCGTGCGAAACTGCTGC
The DNA window shown above is from Escherichia sp. E4742 and carries:
- the yghA gene encoding NADP(+)-dependent aldehyde reductase — protein: MSHLKDPTTQYYTGEYPKQKQPAPGIQAKMTPVPDCGEKTYVGSGRLKGRKALVTGSDSGIGRAAAIAYAREGADVAISYLPVEEEDAKDVKKIIEECGRKAILLPGDLSDEKFARSLVHDAHKALGGLDIMALVAGKQVAIPDIADLTSEQFQKTFAINVFALFWLTQEAIPLLPKGASIITTSSIQAYQPSPHLLDYAATKAAILNYSRGLAKQVAEKGIRVNIVAPGPIWTALQISGGQTQDKIPQFGQKTPMKRAGQPAELAPVYVYLASQESSYVTAEVHGVCGGEHLG
- the exbD gene encoding TonB system transport protein ExbD; amino-acid sequence: MAMHLNENLDDNGEMHDINVTPFIDVMLVLLIIFMVAAPLATVDVKVNLPASTSTPQPRPEKPVYLSVKADNSMFIGNDPVTDETMVTALNALTEGKKDTTIFFRADKTVDYEMLMKVMDKLHQAGYLKIGLVGEETAKAK
- the exbB gene encoding tol-pal system-associated acyl-CoA thioesterase; this translates as MGNNLMQTDLSVWGMYQHADIVVKCVMIGLILASVVTWAIFFSKSVEFFNQKRRLKREQQLLAEARSLNQASDIAADFGSKSLSLHLLNEAQNELELSEGSDDNEGIKERTSFRLERRVAAVGRQMGRGNGYLATIGAISPFVGLFGTVWGIMNSFIGIAQTQTTNLAVVAPGIAEALLATAIGLVAAIPAVVIYNVFARQIGGFKAMLGDVAAQVLLLQSRDLDLEACAAAHPVRVAQKLRAG
- the metC gene encoding cystathionine beta-lyase, producing MADKQLDTQLVNAGRSKKYTLGAVNSVIQRASSLVFDSVEAKKHATRNRANGELFYGRRGTLTHFSLQEAMCELEGGAGCALFPCGAAAVANSILAFVEQGDHVLMTNTAYEPSQDFCSKILSKLGVTTSWFDPMIGADIVKHLQPNTKIVFLESPGSITMEVHDVPAIVAAVRSVVPDAIIMIDNTWAAGVLFKALDFGIDVSIQAATKYLVGHSDAMIGTAVCNARCWEQLRENAYLMGQMVDADTAYMTSRGLRTLGVRLRQHHESSLKVAEWLAAHPQVERVNHPALPGSKGHEFWKRDFTGSSGLFSFVLKKKLNDEELANYLDNFSLFSMAFSWGGYESLILANQPEHLAAIRPQGKIDFSGTLIRLHIGLENVDDLIADLDAGFARIV
- the yghB gene encoding DedA family general envelope maintenance protein YghB, which codes for MAVIQDIIAALWQHDFAALADPHIVSVVYFVMFATLFLENGLLPASFLPGDSLLILAGALIAQGVMDFLPTITILTAAASLGCWLSYIQGRWLGNTKTVKGWLAQLPAKYHQRATCMFDRHGLLALLAGRFLAFVRTLLPTMAGISGLPNRRFQFFNWLSGLLWVSVVTSFGYALSMIPFVKRHEDQVMTFLMILPIALLTAGLLGTLFVVIKKKYSSA
- the yqhC gene encoding DNA-binding transcriptional regulator YqhC, whose product is MKREEICRLLTDKINRLKDKENSLSDMLPDVRLLYGENPGARTPVMYEPGIIILFSGHKIGYINERVFRYDANEYLLLTVPLPFECETYATPEVPLAGVRLNVDILQLQELLMDIGEDEHFQPSMAASGINSATLSEEILCAAERLLDVMERPLDARILGKQIIREILYYVLTGPCGGALLALVSRQTHFSLISRVLKRIENKYTENLSVEQLAAEANMSVSAFHHNFKSVTSTSPLQYLKNYRLHKARMMIIHDGMKASAAAMRVGYESASQFSREFKRYFGVTPGEDAARMRAMQGS
- the yqhD gene encoding alcohol dehydrogenase, with translation MNNFNLHTPTRILFGKGAIAGLREQIPHGARVLITYGGGSVKKTGVLDQVLDALKGMDVLEFGGIEPNPAYETLMNAVKLVREQKVTFLLAVGGGSVLDGTKFIAAAANYPENVDPWHILQTGGKEIKSAIPMGCVLTLPATGSESNAGAVISRKTTGDKQAFHSAHVQPVFAVLDPVYTYTLPPRQVANGVVDAFVHTVEQYVTKPVDAKIQDRFAEGILLTLIEDGPKALKEPENYDVRANVMWAATQALNGLIGAGVPQDWATHMLGHELTAMHGLDHAQTLAIVLPALWNEKRDTKRAKLLQYAERVWNITEGSDDERIDAAIAATRNFFEQLGVPTHLSDYGLDGSSIPALLKKLEEHGMTQLGENHDITLEVSRRIYEAAR